The proteins below are encoded in one region of Belonocnema kinseyi isolate 2016_QV_RU_SX_M_011 chromosome 5, B_treatae_v1, whole genome shotgun sequence:
- the LOC117173780 gene encoding uncharacterized protein LOC117173780 produces the protein MNYYLGGHFPSIFIGGDFNCHHQSWGCDVSSSFGNKLLEAIGNSTLSILNDGSPTCFTRPYEAKSAIDLTIVSSNLFPLSDWKFEQDKMGSDHFPISTAVGISFSFFEFFSHKYNLKKPSTEQVQK, from the exons ATGAACTATTACTTGGGAG gACATTTCCCCTCTATATTTATCGGAGGAGACTTCAACTGCCATCATCAATCATGGGGATGCGATGTATCCTCTTCTTTTGGAAACAAATTATTGGAGGCCATTGGGAATTCTACTCTCAGCATTCTCAATGATGGTTCTCCTACATGTTTCACTCGTCCTTACGAAGCCAAATCAGCTATAGACCTCACTATTGTTTCAAGCAACCTCTTTCCTCTTAGTGACTGGAAGTTTGAACAAGACAAAATGGGCAGTGATCATTTCCCGATCTCCACTGCCGTTGGAATTTCTTTCTCTTTCTTCGAGTTCTTCTCTCATAAGTACAACCTAAAAAAG CCCTCCACAGAGCAGgtccaaaaatag